CGGTTCCGTTCGATACCGCTCCCTTTGTGAAACTTTCTATCATGAAAGTTATCCAGACATTTGTTGAAGCGATGGTTCTGGTCTTCCTGGTGATGCTGCTGTTTCTGCATAAGATGCGCTGTACGCTTATCCCGGCGATTGTTGCCCCCGTCGCACTGCTTGTCACCTTCACGGTGATGCTATTGAGCGGATACTCCATCAATATTCTGACGATGTTCGGCATGGTGCTCGCGATAGGGAGTATCGTTGATGATGCCATTGTGGTCGTCGAAAACGTTGAGCGACTGATGGAGGAAAAAGGCCTGTCCCCCCGCGACGCGACGCGGCAAGCCATGCAGGAAATCACTCCAGCGATT
The sequence above is a segment of the Oceanidesulfovibrio indonesiensis genome. Coding sequences within it:
- a CDS encoding efflux RND transporter permease subunit, with the translated sequence VPFDTAPFVKLSIMKVIQTFVEAMVLVFLVMLLFLHKMRCTLIPAIVAPVALLVTFTVMLLSGYSINILTMFGMVLAIGSIVDDAIVVVENVERLMEEKGLSPRDATRQAMQEITPAIIGITQVLTALFIPMGFAEGSVGIIYRQFCISTAVSILLSAFLALTLTPALCATLLKPHNAGKRGGGSFAVGFNVRFRSLTARYEAGLGAVLQ